The following proteins are encoded in a genomic region of Montipora foliosa isolate CH-2021 chromosome 10, ASM3666993v2, whole genome shotgun sequence:
- the LOC137972704 gene encoding protein SDA1 homolog yields the protein MHSCQFCQRAFRRKFNRDRHETVSCPNRFDDEETMDSFSDEEGRLGRRAEKYYEDDDEEDNLNEDGDEAEDDEVGDDDNEDDDEDEDDGGEETDDGDTDSGTENEENDPWDKLREEVISDLNSAWEGQVQENLRQGLPKDDAQVQAANHLLPVYRKKLRHLYLQYVRWYHDLKTDPVHKKVMQTIRSFKDDDDMDYTEAVEAAISKRKYLLNSLFDLEHFPKDTELTEDNDFSYEARKRKYCESWYT from the coding sequence ATGCATTCTTGTCAATTCTGTCAGAGAGCATTTAGGCGCAAGTTCAACAGAGATCGACACGAGACAGTGAGTTGCCCAAACCGATTTGATGATGAAGAAACAATGGACAGCTTTTCAGATGAGGAAGGGCGTTTAGGACGAAGAGCTGAAAAATATTACGAGGACGATGACGAAGAGGATAATTTAAATGAAGATGGAGATGAAGCCGAGGACGACGAGGTtggtgatgatgacaatgaGGATGATGACGAGGACGAAGACGATGGTGGGGAAGAAACTGATGATGGCGATACAGACAGTGGTACAGAAAATGAGGAAAATGATCCATGGGATAAACTACGAGAAGAAGTTATCAGTGACCTAAACTCAGCTTGGGAAGGACAGGTGCAAGAAAATTTACGTCAGGGTTTGCCAAAGGATGATGCTCAGGTTCAAGCTGCTAACCATCTGCTTCCTGTTTACCGCAAAAAGCTACGGCACTTATATTTGCAGTATGTAAGGTGGTACCACGACCTCAAAACTGATCCAGTGCACAAGAAGGTTATGCAAACAATACGTAGTTTTAAGGACGACGATGACATGGATTATACAGAGGCTGTAGAAGCTGCTATAAGTAAGCGGAAGTACCTGCTGAACAGTCTGTTTGACCTAGAACATTTTCCTAAAGACACGGAATTGACTGAAGATAACGACTTTTCTTATGAAGCAAGGAAGAGAAAGTATTGCGAAAGTTGGTACACTTAA